In Scylla paramamosain isolate STU-SP2022 chromosome 1, ASM3559412v1, whole genome shotgun sequence, one DNA window encodes the following:
- the LOC135101337 gene encoding dynein axonemal heavy chain 5-like isoform X2: MKRREEQERRARRGDTDPRYEYIFQVLAACAGIARHQVMDHVFEENLLEEISKFLMPGQYNNMVWFYQECEESPDEKTTHEEEEEADAKSPTSPLLSQPSSGQSRRNSVVSGPTEQQHSRRNSTATQHTEDGEAEQQEPGKRMRLFVGNPRTTPLRGVCVCMTRTNPQRSVTEENVHREVNFMLLRASDDPSVLLRSVNRLLGRVFVPAVRTNPSDLDSAPGSGSARDHLLAGLRSFASSLHVSESILEERVVLAKAEEGAGEVRGLTEAQAALTQPDQVAAVERSVVTWLKQIESVLIEMEQLRQETDDAGPQDELEYWKRRMAKFKFLAEQMDSPQVRGAILMLQLARSKVLRSWKEMDARVTHNLAEAKDNVKFVYAIEEYCHPLYLNDPPGMTPYIMMLFNTVRMIHSISKYYNTSDKLSALLIKITNQMIRACQVYISCQSTASIWSQPRSDVRLKIQHCLKLHATYRSAYQKTKEKLEAMPGERPFSFSEQYVFGKFEAFCCRLNNITGLFDDIDKFSDFFEGRAECEIDRFILVIALLFL; the protein is encoded by the exons AAGCGCCGTGAAGAACAAGAGCGACGGGCGCGGCGGGGGGACACAGACCCACGCTATGAGTACATTTTCCAGGTGCTGGCGGCCTGTGCGGGCATTGCCAGACATCAGGTGATGGACCACGTGTTTGAGGAGAACCTG CTGGAGGAGATCAGCAAGTTCCTGATGCCCGGCCAGTATAACAACATGGTGTGGTTTTACCAGGAGTGCGAGGAAAGTCCGGATGAAAAGACCAcgcacgaagaggaggaagaagcagacgCTAAG TCTCCCACGTCGCCGCTCCTGTCGCAGCCCTCCAGCGGACAGTCGCGACGTAACTCAGTGGTGAGCGGGCCCACCGAGCAGCAGCACTCCAGACGCAACTCCACAGCGACACAACACACTGAGGATG GTGAGGCGGAGCAGCAGGAGCCTGGCAAACGCATGCGGCTGTTTGTGGGCAACCCGCGCACCACCCCGCTCCGGGgcgtgtgtgtttgcatgaCGCGAACTAACCCACAGCGCTCCGTCACCGAGGAGAACGTACACagg GAGGTGAACTTCATGCTGCTACGGGCAAGTGATGACCCGTCCGTGCTGCTGAGGTCCGTGAATCGCCTCTTGGGTCGCGTGTTCGTGCCCGCCGTCCGCACCAACCCATCAGATCTGGACTCGGCGCCTGGGAGTGGAAGCGCCAGAGATCACTTACTGGCCGGCCTCCGCTCCTTTGCTTCCTCccttcatg TGTCCGAATCAATCCTGGAAGAGCGGGTGGTGCTGGCGAAGGCGGAAGAGGGTGCGGGAGAGGTGCGGGGCCTGACGGAGGCGCAGGCAGCCCTCACCCAGCCCGACCAGGTGGCGGCAGTGGAGCGCAGCGTGGTCACTTGGCTCAAGCAgatag AATCTGTGTTGATCGAGATGGAGCAGCTTCGCCAGGAGACAGATGACGCTGGGCCGCAGGACGAGCTCGAGTACTGGAAGCGACGCATGGCAAAGTTTAAATTCCTTGCAGAGCAAATGGATTCCCCGCAA GTGCGCGGGGCCATCCTGATGCTGCAGCTGGCACGGTCTAAGGTGCTCAGGTCGTGGAAGGAAATGGACGCCAGGGTGACGCACAACCTCGCTGAGGCCAAGGACAATGTAAAGTTTGTGTACGCCATTGAGGAGTACTGCCACCCGCTGTACCTTAACGACCCT CCCGGCATGACTCCTTACATCATGATGCTGTTCAACACGGTGAGAATGATTCACTCCATTTCCAAGTACTACAACACCTCGGATAAGCTGTCCGCGCTGCTcatcaag ATCACCAACCAGATGATCCGTGCCTGCCAGGTCTACATCTCCTGCCAAAGTACAGCATCCATCTGGTCTCAGCCGCGGTCAGATGTGCGACTCAAGATCCAACACTGCCTCAAGCTACACGCCACCTATCGCTCGGCTTACCAGAAGACCAAG GAGAAGCTCGAGGCCATGCCCGGCGAGCGCCCCTTCAGCTTCAGCGAGCAGTACGTCTTCGGCAAATTCGAGGCGTTCTGCTGCCGCCTCAACAACATCACGGGACTCTTTGATGACATCGATAAGTTCTCCGACTTCTTTGAGGGGCGGGCAGAGTGTGAGATTGATcgttttattcttgttattgctcttctttttttataa
- the LOC135101337 gene encoding dynein axonemal heavy chain 5-like isoform X3, protein MAAQEGAKSLKLMVMLKRKRREEQERRARRGDTDPRYEYIFQVLAACAGIARHQVMDHVFEENLLEEISKFLMPGQYNNMVWFYQECEESPDEKTTHEEEEEADAKSPTSPLLSQPSSGQSRRNSVVSGPTEQQHSRRNSTATQHTEDGEAEQQEPGKRMRLFVGNPRTTPLRGVCVCMTRTNPQRSVTEENVHREVNFMLLRASDDPSVLLRSVNRLLGRVFVPAVRTNPSDLDSAPGSGSARDHLLAGLRSFASSLHVSESILEERVVLAKAEEGAGEVRGLTEAQAALTQPDQVAAVERSVVTWLKQIESVLIEMEQLRQETDDAGPQDELEYWKRRMAKFKFLAEQMDSPQPGMTPYIMMLFNTVRMIHSISKYYNTSDKLSALLIKITNQMIRACQVYISCQSTASIWSQPRSDVRLKIQHCLKLHATYRSAYQKTKEKLEAMPGERPFSFSEQYVFGKFEAFCCRLNNITGLFDDIDKFSDFFEGRAECEIDRFILVIALLFL, encoded by the exons AAGCGCCGTGAAGAACAAGAGCGACGGGCGCGGCGGGGGGACACAGACCCACGCTATGAGTACATTTTCCAGGTGCTGGCGGCCTGTGCGGGCATTGCCAGACATCAGGTGATGGACCACGTGTTTGAGGAGAACCTG CTGGAGGAGATCAGCAAGTTCCTGATGCCCGGCCAGTATAACAACATGGTGTGGTTTTACCAGGAGTGCGAGGAAAGTCCGGATGAAAAGACCAcgcacgaagaggaggaagaagcagacgCTAAG TCTCCCACGTCGCCGCTCCTGTCGCAGCCCTCCAGCGGACAGTCGCGACGTAACTCAGTGGTGAGCGGGCCCACCGAGCAGCAGCACTCCAGACGCAACTCCACAGCGACACAACACACTGAGGATG GTGAGGCGGAGCAGCAGGAGCCTGGCAAACGCATGCGGCTGTTTGTGGGCAACCCGCGCACCACCCCGCTCCGGGgcgtgtgtgtttgcatgaCGCGAACTAACCCACAGCGCTCCGTCACCGAGGAGAACGTACACagg GAGGTGAACTTCATGCTGCTACGGGCAAGTGATGACCCGTCCGTGCTGCTGAGGTCCGTGAATCGCCTCTTGGGTCGCGTGTTCGTGCCCGCCGTCCGCACCAACCCATCAGATCTGGACTCGGCGCCTGGGAGTGGAAGCGCCAGAGATCACTTACTGGCCGGCCTCCGCTCCTTTGCTTCCTCccttcatg TGTCCGAATCAATCCTGGAAGAGCGGGTGGTGCTGGCGAAGGCGGAAGAGGGTGCGGGAGAGGTGCGGGGCCTGACGGAGGCGCAGGCAGCCCTCACCCAGCCCGACCAGGTGGCGGCAGTGGAGCGCAGCGTGGTCACTTGGCTCAAGCAgatag AATCTGTGTTGATCGAGATGGAGCAGCTTCGCCAGGAGACAGATGACGCTGGGCCGCAGGACGAGCTCGAGTACTGGAAGCGACGCATGGCAAAGTTTAAATTCCTTGCAGAGCAAATGGATTCCCCGCAA CCCGGCATGACTCCTTACATCATGATGCTGTTCAACACGGTGAGAATGATTCACTCCATTTCCAAGTACTACAACACCTCGGATAAGCTGTCCGCGCTGCTcatcaag ATCACCAACCAGATGATCCGTGCCTGCCAGGTCTACATCTCCTGCCAAAGTACAGCATCCATCTGGTCTCAGCCGCGGTCAGATGTGCGACTCAAGATCCAACACTGCCTCAAGCTACACGCCACCTATCGCTCGGCTTACCAGAAGACCAAG GAGAAGCTCGAGGCCATGCCCGGCGAGCGCCCCTTCAGCTTCAGCGAGCAGTACGTCTTCGGCAAATTCGAGGCGTTCTGCTGCCGCCTCAACAACATCACGGGACTCTTTGATGACATCGATAAGTTCTCCGACTTCTTTGAGGGGCGGGCAGAGTGTGAGATTGATcgttttattcttgttattgctcttctttttttataa
- the LOC135101337 gene encoding dynein axonemal heavy chain 5-like isoform X1 gives MAAQEGAKSLKLMVMLKRKRREEQERRARRGDTDPRYEYIFQVLAACAGIARHQVMDHVFEENLLEEISKFLMPGQYNNMVWFYQECEESPDEKTTHEEEEEADAKSPTSPLLSQPSSGQSRRNSVVSGPTEQQHSRRNSTATQHTEDGEAEQQEPGKRMRLFVGNPRTTPLRGVCVCMTRTNPQRSVTEENVHREVNFMLLRASDDPSVLLRSVNRLLGRVFVPAVRTNPSDLDSAPGSGSARDHLLAGLRSFASSLHVSESILEERVVLAKAEEGAGEVRGLTEAQAALTQPDQVAAVERSVVTWLKQIESVLIEMEQLRQETDDAGPQDELEYWKRRMAKFKFLAEQMDSPQVRGAILMLQLARSKVLRSWKEMDARVTHNLAEAKDNVKFVYAIEEYCHPLYLNDPPGMTPYIMMLFNTVRMIHSISKYYNTSDKLSALLIKITNQMIRACQVYISCQSTASIWSQPRSDVRLKIQHCLKLHATYRSAYQKTKEKLEAMPGERPFSFSEQYVFGKFEAFCCRLNNITGLFDDIDKFSDFFEGRAECEIDRFILVIALLFL, from the exons AAGCGCCGTGAAGAACAAGAGCGACGGGCGCGGCGGGGGGACACAGACCCACGCTATGAGTACATTTTCCAGGTGCTGGCGGCCTGTGCGGGCATTGCCAGACATCAGGTGATGGACCACGTGTTTGAGGAGAACCTG CTGGAGGAGATCAGCAAGTTCCTGATGCCCGGCCAGTATAACAACATGGTGTGGTTTTACCAGGAGTGCGAGGAAAGTCCGGATGAAAAGACCAcgcacgaagaggaggaagaagcagacgCTAAG TCTCCCACGTCGCCGCTCCTGTCGCAGCCCTCCAGCGGACAGTCGCGACGTAACTCAGTGGTGAGCGGGCCCACCGAGCAGCAGCACTCCAGACGCAACTCCACAGCGACACAACACACTGAGGATG GTGAGGCGGAGCAGCAGGAGCCTGGCAAACGCATGCGGCTGTTTGTGGGCAACCCGCGCACCACCCCGCTCCGGGgcgtgtgtgtttgcatgaCGCGAACTAACCCACAGCGCTCCGTCACCGAGGAGAACGTACACagg GAGGTGAACTTCATGCTGCTACGGGCAAGTGATGACCCGTCCGTGCTGCTGAGGTCCGTGAATCGCCTCTTGGGTCGCGTGTTCGTGCCCGCCGTCCGCACCAACCCATCAGATCTGGACTCGGCGCCTGGGAGTGGAAGCGCCAGAGATCACTTACTGGCCGGCCTCCGCTCCTTTGCTTCCTCccttcatg TGTCCGAATCAATCCTGGAAGAGCGGGTGGTGCTGGCGAAGGCGGAAGAGGGTGCGGGAGAGGTGCGGGGCCTGACGGAGGCGCAGGCAGCCCTCACCCAGCCCGACCAGGTGGCGGCAGTGGAGCGCAGCGTGGTCACTTGGCTCAAGCAgatag AATCTGTGTTGATCGAGATGGAGCAGCTTCGCCAGGAGACAGATGACGCTGGGCCGCAGGACGAGCTCGAGTACTGGAAGCGACGCATGGCAAAGTTTAAATTCCTTGCAGAGCAAATGGATTCCCCGCAA GTGCGCGGGGCCATCCTGATGCTGCAGCTGGCACGGTCTAAGGTGCTCAGGTCGTGGAAGGAAATGGACGCCAGGGTGACGCACAACCTCGCTGAGGCCAAGGACAATGTAAAGTTTGTGTACGCCATTGAGGAGTACTGCCACCCGCTGTACCTTAACGACCCT CCCGGCATGACTCCTTACATCATGATGCTGTTCAACACGGTGAGAATGATTCACTCCATTTCCAAGTACTACAACACCTCGGATAAGCTGTCCGCGCTGCTcatcaag ATCACCAACCAGATGATCCGTGCCTGCCAGGTCTACATCTCCTGCCAAAGTACAGCATCCATCTGGTCTCAGCCGCGGTCAGATGTGCGACTCAAGATCCAACACTGCCTCAAGCTACACGCCACCTATCGCTCGGCTTACCAGAAGACCAAG GAGAAGCTCGAGGCCATGCCCGGCGAGCGCCCCTTCAGCTTCAGCGAGCAGTACGTCTTCGGCAAATTCGAGGCGTTCTGCTGCCGCCTCAACAACATCACGGGACTCTTTGATGACATCGATAAGTTCTCCGACTTCTTTGAGGGGCGGGCAGAGTGTGAGATTGATcgttttattcttgttattgctcttctttttttataa